Proteins co-encoded in one Opitutus terrae PB90-1 genomic window:
- the guaA gene encoding glutamine-hydrolyzing GMP synthase encodes MPQTIAVLDFGSQLTQVIARRIRECQVYSKIYHFSTPAAQLREEGVIGIILSGGPQSVYARKAPHPDPAIFELGVPILGICYGVQLMGHFLGGKVELSTAREYGHGHLTIKRPGKLFAGLPRKLRIWNSHGDRLAKLPPGFAATAISENSPYAGIEDRTRQFYGIQFHPEVFHTERGVDMIRNFLLGVCGAKQDWTTKDFIAHAVADIRAKAGKSRVILGLSGGVDSSVAAALLHKAIGRQLTCVFVDNGLLRKGERDYVEALYKKHFHIDLRIVDASKLFLKRLKGVTEPEQKRKIIGRTFVEVFEKALKTVGHADFLGQGTLYPDVIESVSIGNNPASVIKTHHNVGGLPERMKLKLIEPLRELFKDEVRKVGAALGLPKEVVWRQPFPGPGLGVRVMGEITAANLEILRNADAVLHEEMMASGYYYKVWQSFCVFLPVRTVGVFGDERTYDYVVALRVVESIDAMTADWAKLPHELLQHISSRITNEVRGVSRVVLDISSKPPATIEWE; translated from the coding sequence ATGCCTCAGACCATCGCCGTCCTCGACTTCGGATCGCAGCTCACCCAGGTCATTGCCCGCCGGATCCGCGAGTGTCAGGTCTACTCGAAGATCTACCACTTCTCCACGCCGGCGGCTCAGTTGCGCGAGGAGGGGGTGATCGGCATCATCCTGTCCGGCGGTCCGCAGAGCGTGTATGCGCGCAAGGCGCCGCACCCCGACCCGGCGATCTTCGAGCTCGGCGTGCCGATCCTGGGCATCTGCTATGGCGTGCAGCTGATGGGACATTTCCTCGGCGGCAAGGTGGAGCTCAGCACCGCGCGAGAATACGGCCACGGTCATCTGACCATCAAGCGGCCGGGCAAGCTCTTTGCGGGGCTGCCCCGAAAGCTGCGGATCTGGAATTCGCACGGTGATCGGTTGGCCAAGCTGCCGCCGGGCTTCGCGGCCACGGCCATCTCGGAAAACTCGCCCTATGCGGGGATCGAGGATCGTACGCGGCAGTTTTATGGCATTCAGTTTCACCCGGAGGTGTTCCACACCGAGCGCGGCGTCGACATGATCCGCAACTTCCTGCTCGGCGTTTGCGGGGCCAAGCAGGATTGGACCACCAAGGATTTCATCGCGCACGCGGTGGCCGACATTCGCGCCAAGGCCGGCAAGTCGCGCGTGATCCTCGGGCTGTCGGGCGGCGTCGACTCGTCGGTCGCGGCGGCGCTGCTGCACAAGGCCATCGGCCGGCAGCTCACCTGCGTGTTCGTCGACAACGGGCTGCTGCGGAAGGGCGAACGCGATTACGTCGAGGCGCTCTACAAAAAACATTTTCACATCGACCTGCGCATCGTCGATGCCTCGAAGCTGTTCCTCAAGCGGCTGAAGGGCGTCACCGAACCGGAACAGAAGCGCAAGATCATTGGCCGCACCTTCGTCGAGGTGTTCGAGAAGGCGCTGAAGACGGTCGGACACGCCGACTTCCTCGGGCAGGGCACGCTGTACCCGGACGTGATCGAGAGCGTTTCGATCGGCAATAACCCCGCCTCGGTGATCAAGACGCATCACAACGTGGGCGGGCTGCCGGAGCGGATGAAGCTGAAGCTGATCGAACCGCTGCGGGAGTTGTTCAAGGATGAGGTGCGCAAGGTCGGCGCGGCGCTCGGGCTGCCGAAGGAGGTCGTCTGGCGGCAGCCGTTCCCCGGCCCCGGTTTGGGCGTGCGCGTCATGGGCGAGATCACCGCGGCCAACCTCGAGATTCTGCGCAACGCGGACGCCGTGCTGCACGAGGAAATGATGGCGTCGGGCTACTACTACAAGGTGTGGCAGTCGTTCTGCGTCTTTCTGCCGGTGAGGACCGTGGGCGTGTTCGGCGACGAACGCACTTACGATTACGTCGTCGCGCTACGGGTCGTGGAGAGCATCGATGCAATGACGGCCGATTGGGCCAAGCTGCCGCACGAACTGCTGCAACACATCTCCAGCCGCATCACCAACGAGGTGCGCGGCGTCAGTCGCGTGGTGCTGGACATCAGCTCGAAGCCGCCCGCGACGATCGAGTGGGAGTGA
- a CDS encoding DUF748 domain-containing protein produces MKLKSLTRRRHRNLPPEAPDQVLSRPPRRSHGGWWIALGTVLVVLALVRFVGSPIARSVVNQKLAAMPDFVGRVEGVTLAIWRGAVDVDDFVLYERGFEDEPPLLHLRRARMSFSWTALLSGKIGGRLTIDGAEVNAIKRIDDNTSAGGRNEEEREGELKAEAREKKEVVKRWQDELRQALPLELTRFELTGGRIRVADVSKDPAAEFTIEHLHVVVTDLQNRPKANGDSLPTQLKVDGRFAGGGQLHAEAQVDPLAEQPRFTGNFEIRELQLPALNGFLLAYANADVGRGTFEVYAEIQARDGRYEGYVKPLFHDLDFRTASDRDKNAAELLAKKVVSAVAAVLKNDEKDQVATKAPFAGDFANNDVDIWTTIGTLFRNAFVQALRGGFENETPRR; encoded by the coding sequence ATGAAGCTGAAGTCACTCACTCGCCGGCGACACCGCAACCTCCCGCCGGAGGCTCCAGACCAAGTGCTCTCGCGCCCGCCGCGCCGATCGCACGGCGGCTGGTGGATCGCGCTGGGCACGGTCCTCGTAGTCTTGGCGCTGGTGCGTTTCGTCGGCTCGCCGATCGCACGCAGCGTGGTGAATCAGAAGCTCGCGGCCATGCCCGATTTCGTGGGGCGGGTCGAAGGGGTGACGCTCGCGATCTGGCGCGGAGCCGTCGACGTCGACGATTTTGTGCTCTACGAGCGCGGGTTCGAGGACGAGCCGCCGCTGCTGCACCTCCGCCGGGCGCGTATGAGTTTTTCGTGGACGGCGCTGTTGAGCGGCAAGATCGGCGGCCGGTTGACGATCGACGGCGCCGAGGTAAACGCGATCAAGCGGATCGATGACAACACCTCTGCCGGCGGTCGAAACGAAGAGGAACGGGAAGGTGAGCTGAAGGCCGAAGCGCGGGAAAAAAAGGAAGTCGTGAAACGATGGCAGGACGAACTGCGCCAGGCGCTGCCGCTGGAACTCACGCGCTTCGAACTCACGGGCGGTCGCATCCGCGTGGCGGATGTCTCGAAGGATCCGGCGGCGGAGTTCACGATCGAGCATCTCCACGTGGTGGTGACGGATCTGCAGAACCGGCCCAAGGCCAATGGCGATTCGCTGCCGACCCAGCTGAAGGTTGACGGCCGATTCGCCGGCGGCGGCCAGCTGCACGCCGAAGCACAGGTGGATCCGCTGGCGGAGCAGCCGCGGTTCACCGGCAATTTCGAGATTCGCGAGCTGCAGTTGCCCGCGCTGAATGGGTTCCTGCTCGCGTATGCCAACGCCGACGTCGGGCGCGGCACGTTCGAAGTCTACGCGGAAATCCAGGCGCGGGACGGACGCTACGAAGGCTACGTCAAGCCGCTGTTCCACGATCTGGATTTCCGTACCGCGTCGGATCGCGACAAGAACGCGGCGGAGCTGCTGGCCAAAAAGGTCGTGAGCGCGGTCGCCGCGGTGTTGAAGAACGATGAGAAGGATCAGGTCGCGACGAAGGCGCCGTTTGCCGGGGACTTCGCCAACAACGACGTCGATATCTGGACGACGATCGGCACGTTGTTCCGCAATGCGTTCGTGCAGGCATTGCGCGGCGGTTTCGAAAACGAGACGCCGCGACGGTAA
- a CDS encoding sugar efflux transporter, producing the protein MTRFVAVCRSVARQPGFAGLLAANFALGLGYSFVNPFLSMWGTLSIGMRPLTFGLFMTITSVSAVVLSTLLARWSDTHVPRRTMLIVGSSGGVIGYAGYAFVRDPVLLTLIGSFALGVASVNFSQLFAFVREELARPENAGADAALHMSLLRVFFSLAWTIGPATGAAVMIHFSYRGIFLATSALFVLFLLGVLRWVPLRAHPPVAHRVAPASLVAVFTRPIILVHFVGFVLVFAGFTMNMMNLPLLVTQQLGGTEREVGLIFGIAPIVEIPLYVWFGRLAARGHQIGLLRFGVLAAVAYFLALTFARAPWHIYPMQILSAASIAVTTNVTIMFFQDRLPGQAGLATSVYSNSFAAGNLLGYFSFGLLVSVIGHRGVFFACAALCTTTLVAFLLFRHEPPVTARA; encoded by the coding sequence ATGACGCGTTTCGTCGCCGTTTGCCGCAGCGTCGCTCGGCAACCCGGATTTGCCGGACTGCTCGCCGCGAACTTCGCGCTCGGGCTCGGCTATTCGTTTGTGAACCCGTTTCTGTCGATGTGGGGAACGCTGTCGATCGGCATGCGCCCGCTGACCTTCGGACTTTTCATGACCATCACCTCGGTGAGTGCGGTCGTCCTCAGCACGCTGCTGGCGCGCTGGTCCGACACGCACGTCCCGCGGCGCACGATGCTCATCGTGGGCAGCTCCGGCGGAGTGATCGGTTATGCCGGCTACGCGTTCGTGCGCGATCCGGTACTGTTGACGCTGATCGGCTCATTCGCGCTCGGCGTGGCGTCGGTGAATTTTTCGCAGCTGTTCGCCTTCGTACGCGAGGAACTCGCGCGGCCCGAGAACGCCGGCGCGGACGCGGCGCTGCACATGAGTTTGCTGCGCGTGTTCTTCTCGCTCGCGTGGACGATCGGCCCGGCCACCGGCGCGGCCGTGATGATTCACTTCAGCTACCGCGGCATCTTCCTCGCGACGTCGGCGCTGTTTGTCCTGTTCCTGCTCGGCGTGCTGCGTTGGGTGCCGTTGCGGGCACATCCGCCCGTCGCGCACCGGGTGGCGCCCGCTTCGCTCGTCGCCGTGTTCACGCGGCCGATTATTCTCGTCCACTTCGTCGGCTTCGTCCTGGTTTTCGCCGGGTTCACCATGAACATGATGAATCTGCCGCTGCTGGTGACGCAGCAACTGGGCGGCACGGAACGGGAGGTGGGACTGATCTTCGGCATCGCGCCCATCGTGGAGATCCCGCTCTACGTCTGGTTCGGCCGCCTCGCGGCGCGGGGACATCAAATCGGTTTGCTGCGATTCGGTGTGCTCGCCGCCGTCGCGTATTTCCTCGCGCTTACGTTCGCACGCGCCCCGTGGCACATCTACCCGATGCAGATCCTGAGCGCGGCTTCGATCGCAGTCACGACCAACGTCACGATCATGTTTTTCCAGGACCGCTTGCCCGGGCAGGCGGGACTCGCCACGAGCGTCTATTCAAACTCCTTCGCCGCCGGCAACCTGCTCGGCTATTTTTCCTTCGGCCTGCTCGTAAGCGTGATCGGTCACCGTGGCGTTTTTTTCGCGTGCGCGGCGCTCTGCACTACCACGCTTGTGGCGTTTTTGCTCTTTCGCCACGAGCCGCCGGTGACCGCCCGGGCGTAA
- a CDS encoding ferritin-like domain-containing protein, translating into MESLENLHDLFVHELRDLYDAEKQLTQALPLLAKAAKSEKLRRGFETHLAQTKEQAQRLEQIFRGLETSPEGKSCKAMAGLVAEASELLDEDADPEVLDAALIVAAQKVEHYEIAGYGSVSTFARVLKYDDAARLLQQTIDEEERMDKQLTQYASQMNVKAAAADEAAT; encoded by the coding sequence ATGGAATCACTCGAGAATCTTCACGACCTTTTCGTCCACGAACTGCGGGATCTTTATGACGCCGAAAAACAGCTGACCCAGGCCCTGCCGCTGCTCGCGAAGGCGGCGAAATCGGAAAAACTGCGCCGCGGTTTCGAAACGCACCTCGCGCAGACGAAGGAACAGGCGCAGCGGCTCGAGCAAATTTTTCGCGGGCTCGAGACCTCGCCCGAGGGCAAATCGTGCAAGGCGATGGCCGGCCTCGTGGCCGAAGCGAGCGAACTGCTCGACGAAGATGCCGATCCTGAAGTGCTCGATGCCGCGCTGATCGTGGCGGCGCAGAAAGTGGAGCATTACGAGATCGCCGGCTACGGCAGCGTGTCGACGTTCGCGCGCGTGCTCAAATACGACGACGCGGCGCGTTTGCTGCAGCAGACGATCGACGAGGAAGAGCGGATGGATAAGCAGCTGACGCAATATGCGTCGCAGATGAACGTGAAGGCGGCCGCCGCCGACGAAGCCGCCACCTGA
- a CDS encoding phosphatase PAP2 family protein: protein MVRRLQLWWTRSPWNDAVILAASVVVIVATWIFIAVAEEVHEGEHLPLENQIMHAFRTGDPPHPIGPPWLADVARDVTALGSVAVLSGIVALAAGYLLLSGRRAAALFVLVASLGGLGINHTLKHTFDRERPELELRLVQIDSFSFPSGHAMSSATIYLTLAVLLTRLTSHRSRKTYIVGSAILLTFLVGFSRVFLGVHYPSDVLAGWAAGTAWAQLCWMTAHFLGRRRLARVESAPAAGAS, encoded by the coding sequence GTGGTCAGGCGACTGCAACTCTGGTGGACTCGCTCACCGTGGAACGACGCGGTGATCCTGGCTGCGTCCGTGGTCGTGATCGTTGCCACGTGGATCTTCATCGCGGTCGCCGAGGAGGTTCACGAGGGCGAGCACCTGCCGCTGGAGAATCAGATCATGCACGCGTTCCGCACCGGCGATCCGCCGCATCCGATCGGCCCGCCTTGGCTCGCGGACGTCGCGCGCGACGTGACGGCGCTGGGGAGCGTGGCGGTGCTCTCGGGGATCGTGGCGCTGGCCGCGGGCTATCTGCTGTTGAGTGGCCGGCGCGCGGCCGCGCTGTTCGTGCTGGTCGCGTCGCTCGGCGGCTTGGGAATCAATCACACACTGAAACACACCTTCGATCGCGAGCGACCGGAACTTGAACTTCGGCTGGTGCAAATCGACTCATTCAGCTTCCCGAGTGGCCACGCCATGTCATCGGCCACGATCTATCTCACGCTCGCGGTCCTGTTGACTCGGTTGACGTCCCACCGCAGCCGGAAGACCTACATCGTCGGCTCGGCGATCCTGCTCACGTTTCTGGTCGGGTTCAGTCGCGTTTTTCTCGGGGTGCACTATCCGAGTGACGTCCTCGCCGGATGGGCCGCAGGAACGGCCTGGGCGCAGCTCTGCTGGATGACGGCACACTTCCTGGGACGCCGCCGGCTGGCGCGGGTCGAATCGGCGCCAGCGGCTGGGGCGTCGTGA
- the rplQ gene encoding 50S ribosomal protein L17, with the protein MRHNKHRASLGVTVEHRRAMLSNLAAALITHGRIETTLVKAKALRPFVEKVITKAKQAAAKTDKKDALHLRRLAQSDVRDETAVTKLFNETYKEFANRNGGYTRIYKLGPQRIGDAAEMALIEFVKADDPGYKKSKGKKATKAKGKKAKATPAAEAAAAATTEAAPAEEKK; encoded by the coding sequence ATGCGTCACAATAAACACCGCGCCTCCCTCGGCGTGACTGTCGAGCATCGCCGCGCGATGCTGTCCAACCTGGCTGCTGCGCTCATCACGCACGGCCGCATCGAGACGACCTTGGTCAAGGCCAAGGCGCTTCGCCCCTTTGTTGAAAAGGTCATCACCAAGGCCAAACAGGCCGCGGCCAAGACCGACAAGAAGGATGCGCTGCATCTCCGCCGGCTCGCCCAGAGCGACGTGCGCGATGAGACTGCCGTCACGAAGCTGTTCAACGAGACCTACAAGGAATTCGCGAACCGCAACGGCGGCTACACCCGCATCTACAAGCTCGGGCCGCAGCGCATCGGCGACGCCGCCGAGATGGCGCTGATCGAGTTCGTGAAGGCGGACGATCCCGGCTATAAGAAGTCGAAGGGCAAGAAGGCGACCAAGGCTAAGGGCAAGAAGGCGAAAGCCACGCCCGCTGCCGAAGCCGCTGCTGCCGCGACGACCGAGGCCGCACCGGCCGAAGAAAAGAAGTAA
- a CDS encoding DNA-directed RNA polymerase subunit alpha: MPKRLGKFELPSKLTKVEEGSTPTYAKFIAEPFEAGYGHTIGNSLRRVLLSSIEGAAISSIKIDGVNHEFQSIDGVVEDVTDIVLNLKKVLLVSQKRESINLAIRVNKAGIVTAADIQPDPNIQVINPEQVICTLDAKKTFDAEIEIKTGRGYCPGEANKKEEQAIGVIPIDSLFSPVRLVKYAVEATRVGQITDYDKLVLEVWTDGRITPDDALKQAASILKHHLDVFDRVSEETYEFENQQSEVSEEQNKLRKLLNMSVNEIELSVRAANCLNNANITTVGELAMKTEQEMLKYRNFGKKSLNEIKEKLEALGLSLGMKFDERLLDTKKEG; encoded by the coding sequence ATGCCCAAACGTCTCGGAAAGTTCGAACTCCCGTCCAAACTCACGAAGGTGGAGGAAGGCTCTACGCCAACCTACGCCAAGTTCATCGCTGAGCCTTTCGAGGCCGGCTACGGTCATACCATTGGCAACTCTCTCCGTCGCGTTCTCCTCAGCTCCATCGAAGGTGCTGCCATCTCGTCCATCAAGATCGACGGCGTTAACCACGAGTTTCAGTCGATCGACGGTGTCGTCGAGGACGTCACCGACATTGTCCTCAACCTGAAGAAGGTCCTGCTCGTCTCGCAGAAACGCGAGTCGATCAATCTCGCCATCCGGGTCAACAAGGCCGGCATCGTCACGGCCGCCGACATCCAGCCCGATCCGAATATCCAGGTCATCAATCCCGAGCAGGTCATCTGCACGCTCGACGCGAAGAAGACCTTCGACGCCGAGATCGAGATCAAGACCGGCCGCGGCTATTGCCCCGGCGAGGCGAACAAGAAGGAGGAGCAGGCCATCGGCGTCATTCCGATCGACTCGCTCTTCTCCCCGGTCCGCCTCGTGAAATACGCCGTCGAAGCGACGCGCGTGGGCCAGATCACCGATTACGACAAGCTCGTGCTCGAAGTCTGGACCGACGGCCGGATCACGCCGGACGACGCGCTTAAGCAGGCGGCTTCGATCCTCAAGCACCACCTCGACGTGTTCGATCGCGTCAGCGAGGAGACCTACGAATTTGAGAACCAGCAGTCCGAGGTCAGCGAGGAGCAGAACAAGCTCCGCAAGCTCCTCAACATGTCGGTTAACGAGATCGAGCTCTCCGTCCGCGCGGCCAATTGCTTGAACAACGCCAATATCACCACGGTCGGCGAGCTGGCGATGAAGACCGAGCAGGAGATGCTCAAATACCGCAACTTCGGCAAAAAATCCCTCAACGAGATCAAGGAGAAGCTCGAGGCGCTGGGCCTGTCGCTCGGCATGAAGTTCGACGAGCGGCTCCTCGACACGAAGAAGGAAGGCTGA
- the rpsD gene encoding 30S ribosomal protein S4 produces MARYTGPTTRVSRRFGQQILGSGKAFERRSYPPGQHGPKLRRKVSEYAVGLNEKQKLRYIYGLLERQFRRVFEIAKKERGVTGERFLQLLETRLDSVVYLLGLAKSRAAARQFVNHGHIRVNGHKVDIASYNVKAGDEIEVKNSPASRQLATRCLEENRIRNVPGWLSMNAETFKATVNRLPTRDEMEQGINEQLIVEFYSRF; encoded by the coding sequence ATGGCTCGTTACACCGGTCCAACCACCCGCGTCAGCCGTCGCTTTGGCCAGCAGATTCTCGGCTCGGGCAAGGCCTTCGAACGCCGCAGCTATCCGCCGGGGCAGCACGGCCCCAAACTTCGCCGCAAGGTGTCGGAATACGCCGTCGGCCTGAACGAAAAGCAGAAGCTCCGCTACATCTACGGGCTGCTCGAGCGCCAGTTCCGGCGCGTGTTCGAGATCGCCAAGAAGGAGCGCGGCGTCACTGGCGAGCGTTTCCTTCAGTTGCTCGAGACGCGCCTCGACAGCGTCGTCTATCTCCTCGGGCTCGCCAAGAGCCGCGCCGCCGCGCGCCAGTTCGTCAACCACGGCCACATCCGCGTGAATGGCCACAAGGTCGACATCGCGAGCTACAACGTGAAGGCCGGCGACGAGATCGAGGTGAAGAACTCGCCCGCCTCGCGCCAGCTGGCCACCCGTTGCCTCGAAGAGAATCGTATCCGCAATGTCCCCGGCTGGCTCAGCATGAACGCCGAAACGTTCAAGGCCACGGTCAACCGCCTGCCCACTCGCGATGAGATGGAACAGGGCATCAACGAGCAGCTCATCGTCGAGTTCTACTCGCGCTTCTGA
- the rpsK gene encoding 30S ribosomal protein S11 translates to MAEEKSAPKKEKPVKAATAPGETAAPAEGAAKAPAEKKAKAPKAGAPAGEGAAPAAPAAPEKPVELVGGVAKQPTAEDLLKEELGVIKVRKAKGSKNVTSGVANVLASFNNTIVSITDQQGRVISWSSAGKCNFRGSRKSTAYAAQIVAQDAARNAMAHGLKDIVIRISGPGLGRDSAVRALQAVGLEITSIIDVTPIPHNGCRPRKRRRV, encoded by the coding sequence ATGGCTGAAGAAAAGTCTGCTCCCAAGAAAGAGAAACCCGTCAAGGCGGCCACGGCCCCTGGCGAAACGGCTGCGCCCGCGGAGGGCGCGGCGAAAGCCCCTGCCGAGAAGAAGGCCAAGGCCCCCAAGGCCGGTGCGCCCGCCGGTGAAGGTGCGGCTCCCGCTGCGCCCGCGGCTCCGGAAAAACCGGTCGAGCTCGTCGGCGGCGTGGCCAAGCAGCCCACCGCGGAGGACCTCCTGAAGGAGGAACTCGGCGTGATCAAGGTCCGCAAGGCCAAGGGCTCGAAGAACGTCACCTCGGGCGTCGCCAACGTGCTCGCGTCGTTCAACAACACGATCGTCTCGATCACCGACCAGCAGGGCCGCGTCATTTCCTGGTCGAGCGCCGGCAAGTGCAACTTCCGCGGCTCGCGCAAATCGACCGCGTACGCCGCGCAGATCGTGGCGCAGGACGCCGCGCGCAACGCGATGGCGCACGGACTCAAGGACATCGTGATCCGTATCTCGGGCCCCGGCCTCGGCCGCGACTCCGCCGTCCGCGCGCTGCAGGCGGTCGGTCTGGAGATCACCTCGATCATCGACGTGACGCCGATCCCGCACAACGGCTGCCGTCCGCGCAAGCGCCGCCGTGTGTAA
- the rpsM gene encoding 30S ribosomal protein S13 produces the protein MPRLLGVEIPAKKKVAYSLRYINGIGPTRADLLVKEAGLSPDMRAQDLTEEQLNKILHLITEHKWVLEGDLRREIAGNLKRLQAINCYRGVRHRRGLPVRGQRTSTNARTRKGPRKTVGVSKAAAAAKA, from the coding sequence ATGCCTCGTCTCCTCGGTGTAGAAATCCCCGCGAAAAAGAAAGTCGCGTATTCCCTCCGTTACATCAACGGCATCGGCCCCACGCGCGCCGACCTCCTCGTGAAAGAAGCGGGCCTCAGCCCCGACATGCGCGCCCAGGACCTCACGGAGGAGCAGCTGAACAAGATCCTTCACCTCATCACGGAGCACAAGTGGGTGCTCGAGGGTGATCTGCGCCGCGAGATCGCGGGCAATCTCAAGCGCCTGCAGGCGATCAACTGCTATCGTGGCGTTCGCCACCGGCGCGGTCTGCCCGTCCGCGGCCAGCGCACCAGCACCAACGCCCGCACCCGCAAGGGCCCGCGCAAGACCGTCGGCGTCTCGAAGGCCGCCGCTGCCGCCAAAGCATAA
- the map gene encoding type I methionyl aminopeptidase — MTIPIKSKDGIAKMREACAIAATVLDQLKPLVRPGITTQDLEEAGRDLISRLGARSACYGYQHGSRRYPAHTCISVNDEVVHGIPSFRRVLRDGDIVSLDIVVWHDGYVGDNAYTVPVGAIAPELEKLLRVSREALDLGIRQAQVGNRVGDISATIQNYVEAHGFSVVRDMVGHGVGVAMHEPPEIPNFGRKGTGERIKSGMTFAIEPMVNLGGYKTKTLSDGWTCVTADGSPSAHFEHTVLTTDHGPEILTVPRPLPAPAS; from the coding sequence ATGACGATCCCGATCAAAAGCAAGGACGGGATCGCGAAAATGCGCGAGGCGTGTGCCATCGCCGCCACGGTGCTTGATCAACTCAAGCCGCTCGTGCGACCCGGCATCACCACTCAGGACTTGGAAGAAGCGGGGCGCGATCTGATCTCGCGCTTGGGGGCCCGCAGCGCCTGCTACGGCTATCAACACGGTTCGCGCCGGTATCCAGCTCACACCTGTATCTCGGTCAACGACGAGGTCGTTCACGGGATTCCGTCGTTCCGCCGCGTGTTGCGCGATGGCGACATCGTTTCGCTCGACATCGTCGTCTGGCACGATGGCTACGTCGGCGACAACGCCTACACGGTCCCCGTCGGTGCGATCGCGCCGGAACTCGAGAAGCTCCTTCGCGTGAGTCGCGAGGCGCTCGATCTCGGGATCCGGCAGGCACAGGTGGGCAATCGCGTCGGCGACATCTCCGCCACGATCCAGAACTACGTCGAAGCTCACGGCTTCAGCGTGGTGCGTGACATGGTCGGCCATGGCGTCGGCGTCGCGATGCACGAGCCGCCGGAGATCCCGAACTTCGGCCGCAAGGGCACCGGCGAGCGGATCAAGTCCGGGATGACGTTCGCGATCGAGCCCATGGTCAACCTTGGCGGATACAAGACCAAGACGCTCAGCGACGGCTGGACGTGCGTCACCGCCGACGGCTCTCCCTCGGCCCATTTCGAGCACACGGTGCTCACGACCGATCACGGTCCCGAGATCCTCACCGTGCCCCGCCCGCTGCCCGCGCCAGCTTCTTGA